In Kogia breviceps isolate mKogBre1 chromosome 9, mKogBre1 haplotype 1, whole genome shotgun sequence, a single window of DNA contains:
- the LOC136794812 gene encoding uncharacterized protein, whose product MEEPPDSGLTEEIQRSQIDLGAIIWGPDASTDSVSQEITQVGSQEDSACLSEAEQELGFSTGILPTADWHTVAGQGEHVLGPAPPYGEEQMPPNPVPGAACLQMEHPCDLPDSEIPAMETGGLVKESQEDVKKSEEEEGKQKIEDSLWAGVETYEKVEAGAIGGKALEGTEEFEERACTGNRVVDLFQTVGKQDQETLKSNEEETRKDLSAGYKESVETNEKYLEETDILEKDMESVERADELSDRDQGLDEGIQVVINTCEIIEGSRAKPDSHTGILNLPLHTDSVSNPEDASPEGWDLAGKDIKKNLIDPPNHDIMYHSAQGSADAEEMQCEAVLHAPGSNRDGNQSVVLSIKHEAAAQSRTDLNYALGTNANRRDWCLCKAEDSLIEEPESTVTGNCSHTTNLPRIAKTDSWGTDPGQIWQPSLDSAVNNMDILEFSGIPDGQASGFASCLDSINHWPIRDMGGLDNCWEHLDTVGSKKGLEVDLLADVCGEQAIASCGEQSQEIARPLVVGTSQNVSTESSTSPQDNDTNNSDLSEDEIANQRYGLLYQEIEADKEEVLTPVCSID is encoded by the coding sequence ATGGAGGAACCTCCAGACAGTGGGTTGACCGAAGAAATTCAAAGATCTCAAATTGATTTAGGTGCAATTATTTGGGGCCCTGATGCTAGTACAGACAGTGTCAGCCAGGAAATTACCCAAGTTGGGTCGCAGGAAGACTCTGCATGTCTTTCCGAAGCGGAGCAGGAACTGGGATTTTCCACTGGAATACTTCCTACTGCTGACTGGCACACTGTAGCTGGACAGGGTGAGCATGTCCTGGGGCCAGCCCCTCCATATGGAGAAGAACAAATGCCCCCAAATCCCGTGCCTGGGGCTGCTTGTCTGCAGATGGAGCATCCTTGCGATTTACCTGACTCAGAGATACCAGCCATGGAAACTGGTGGCCTGGTCAAAGAAAGTCAAGAAGATGTTAAAaagtcagaagaagaagaaggaaaacagaagataGAAGATTCTCTCTGGGCAGGTGTGGAGACATATGAAAAGGTAGAGGCTGGAGCTATTGGTGGCAAGGCCCTAGAAGGGACAGAGGAATTTGAAGAGAGAGCATGTACAGGAAACAGAGTAGTAGATCTTTTTCAGACAGTAGGAAAGCAAGACCAAGAGACCTTAAAAAGCAATGAAGAGGAAACTAGGAAAGATCTAAGTGCTGGGTATAAGGAAAGTGTAGAGACCAATGAAAAGTATCTTGAGGAAACTGACATATTAGAAAAAGACATGGAAAGTGTAGAGAGAGCAGATGAGTTGAGTGACAGAGACCAAGGGCTAGATGAAGGGATTCAAGTAGTAATAAATACTTGTGAAATTATAGAGGGATCTAGAGCTAAACCTGACAGTCACACAGGTATCTTGAATCTGCCTCTCCATACTGACTCTGTATCTAATCCTGAAGATGCCAGCCCAGAGGGATGGGACTTAGCTGgaaaagacataaagaaaaatttaatcgACCCTCCTAACCATGATATAATGTATCACTCAGCACAGGGCAGTGCAGATGCTGAAGAGATGCAGTGTGAGGCTGTGTTACATGCGCCTGGAAGTAACAGAGATGGAAATCAGTCTGTTGTTTTATCGATAAAACATGAAGCAGCAGCTCAGTCTAGGACAGATCTTAATTATGCTCTGGGAACTAATGCAAACAGAAGAGATTGGTGTTTGTGTAAGGCTGAAGATTCATTAATAGAGGAACCTGAAAGTACAGTGACTGGGAACTGTAGCCATACCACTAACTTGCCAAGAATTGCAAAAACAGACTCTTGGGGAACAGATCCAGGTCAAATCTGGCAGCCAAGCTTGGATTCAGCAGTGAATAATATGGATATATTGGAATTCTCTGGTATACCAGATGGCCAAGCAAGTGGATTTGCCAGTTGCCTTGATTCTATTAACCACTGGCCTATCAGAGATATGGGAGGCTTAGATAATTGCTGGGAACATTTAGACACAGTTGGGAGCAAGAAAGGGCTGGAGGTGGACTTACTAGCAGATGTATGTGGGGAACAAGCCATTGCTAGCTGTGGGGAACAGAGTCAAGAGATAGCTAGACCATTGGTTGTGGGAACCTCCCAGAATGTTAGCACCGAGAGTTCCACTAGTCCCCAAGACAATGACACCAACAACTCAGATTTATCTGAAGATGAAATTGCTAACCAGAGATATGGATTGTTGTACCAAGAAATAGAGGCTGATAAAGAAGAGGTACTTACCCCAGTATGTAGTATAGACTAG